The Miscanthus floridulus cultivar M001 chromosome 17, ASM1932011v1, whole genome shotgun sequence genome has a window encoding:
- the LOC136516789 gene encoding aquaporin NIP1-3-like yields MAGAELANGVHEGALALEEGRGGDEARCESSEQDGAAGRRPMFSVPFVQKILAEIFGTYFLIFAGCAAVAVNLRTGGTVTFPGICIVWGLAVMVMVYSVGHISGAHLNPAVSFAFATCGRFPWKQVPAYAAAQVMGATAASLTLRLLFGNAREHFFGTVPAGSDVQSLVIEFIISFNLMFVVSGVATDNRAIGELAGLAVGATVLLNVLFAGPVSGASMNPARTLGPAIVVGRYAGIWVYFAGPICGTVAGAWAYNLIRFTDKPLREITQTSSFLRSVRRN; encoded by the exons ATGGCAGGAGCAGAGCTTGCAAACGGCGTGCACGAGGGCGCCCTGGCTTTGGAGGAAGGCAGAGGAGGAGACGAAGCAAGGTGTGAGAGCTCGGAGCAGGACGGAGCCGCCGGTCGCCGCCCCATGTTTTCCGTGCCGTTCGTGCAGAAG ATCCTGGCGGAGATCTTCGGGACCTACTTCCTCATCTTCGCGGGGtgcgcggcggtggcggtgaaCCTGCGGACGGGCGGCACGGTGACGTTCCCGGGCATCTGCATCGTGTGGGGGCTCGCCGTCATGGTGATGGTGTACTCCGTGGGCCACATCTCCGGCGCACACCTGAACCCGGCCGTCTCCTTCGCGTTCGCCACCTGCGGCCGGTTCCCCTGGAAGCAGGTCCCCGCGTACGCGGCGGCGCAGGTCATGGGGGCGACGGCGGCCAGCCTGACGCTGCGGCTGCTGTTCGGGAACGCGCGGGAGCACTTCTTCGGCACCGTGCCGGCGGGCTCCGACGTGCAGTCGCTGGTGATCGAGTTCATCATCTCCTTCAACCTCATGTTCGTCGTCTCCGGCGTCGCCACGGACAACAGAGCC ATTGGCGAACTCGCTGGCCTCGCTGTCGGAGCTACCGTCCTGCTAAACGTGCTCTTTGCCGG GCCTGTATCAGGAGCGTCCATGAACCCGGCGAGGACCCTGGGCCCGGCGATCGTCGTCGGCCGCTACGCCGGCATCTGGGTGTACTTCGCCGGGCCCATATGCGGGACGGTGGCCGGCGCGTGGGCCTACAACCTCATACGCTTCACCGACAAGCCGCTGCGGGAGATCACCCAGACCTCCTCCTTCTTGAGAAGTGTGAGGAGGAACTGA